One region of Baekduia soli genomic DNA includes:
- a CDS encoding NAD(P)/FAD-dependent oxidoreductase: MTLVADPPTLPPSEDDGRGDPRPYVVIGGGPAGLSAGYLLAKAGRKVIVLEAEDQVGGLAKTVVDPDGYRFDLGGHRFFTKNQEVNDLWLEIMGDEFLLRPRMSRIFWRGKYLDYPLKGTDVIKKLGPVELALCGMSYLWAAVKPKGKEDTFEQWVSNRFGKRLFNHFFKSYTEKVWGVSTSELRADWAAQRIKNLSFFSAAKAAFMGNKGNKITSLIDKFQYPRYGPGQMWEMMTNRIEEMGGEVRLNSPATKLVVEDGRVTRIETPQGVIEPRGTISSLPLRHMVGIVDGGAPAEVQAAAQGLRYRDFLTVALVLDGQDLFPDNWIYIHEPDVRVGRIQNYRSWSPWMVPDPDTACVGLEYFAFKGDDLWTMDDDKLIELAKTELKQLGLAEPEQVRRGYVVRVPLAYPMYDETYAERVAAIRGWLDPLKDFVQVGRNGLHRYNNSDHSMLSAMRAVDNIVLGEQHDIWAVNVESAYHEEETDADVKQPYTRVPDTVYEREPLVSEA, translated from the coding sequence ATGACCCTTGTCGCGGATCCCCCGACTCTGCCCCCGTCCGAGGACGACGGCCGAGGCGACCCCCGCCCCTACGTCGTGATCGGTGGAGGGCCCGCAGGCCTGTCCGCCGGCTACCTGCTGGCGAAGGCGGGCCGCAAGGTCATCGTCCTCGAGGCCGAGGACCAGGTCGGCGGTCTGGCCAAGACCGTCGTCGACCCCGACGGCTACCGCTTCGACCTCGGCGGCCACCGGTTCTTCACCAAGAACCAGGAGGTCAACGACCTCTGGCTCGAGATCATGGGCGACGAGTTCCTCCTGCGCCCGCGCATGTCGCGCATCTTCTGGCGCGGCAAGTACCTCGACTACCCGCTCAAGGGCACCGACGTCATCAAGAAGCTCGGCCCCGTCGAGCTCGCGCTGTGCGGCATGTCCTACCTCTGGGCCGCCGTGAAGCCCAAGGGCAAGGAGGACACCTTCGAGCAATGGGTGTCCAACCGCTTCGGCAAGCGGCTGTTCAACCACTTCTTCAAGTCCTACACCGAGAAGGTGTGGGGCGTGTCGACGAGCGAGCTGCGGGCCGACTGGGCCGCGCAGCGGATCAAGAACCTGAGCTTCTTCTCCGCGGCCAAGGCCGCGTTCATGGGCAACAAGGGCAACAAGATCACGTCGCTCATCGACAAGTTCCAGTACCCCCGCTACGGCCCGGGCCAGATGTGGGAGATGATGACCAACCGCATCGAGGAGATGGGCGGCGAGGTGCGGCTCAACAGCCCGGCCACCAAGCTCGTCGTCGAGGACGGCCGCGTCACGCGCATCGAGACGCCCCAGGGCGTCATCGAGCCACGCGGCACGATCTCCTCGCTCCCGCTGCGCCACATGGTCGGCATCGTCGACGGCGGCGCCCCCGCCGAGGTCCAGGCGGCCGCCCAGGGCCTGCGCTACCGCGACTTCCTGACGGTCGCGCTCGTCCTCGACGGCCAGGACCTGTTCCCCGACAACTGGATCTACATCCACGAGCCCGACGTCCGCGTCGGCCGCATCCAGAACTACCGCTCCTGGTCGCCCTGGATGGTCCCCGACCCCGACACGGCCTGCGTCGGCCTGGAGTACTTCGCCTTCAAGGGCGACGACCTCTGGACCATGGACGACGACAAGCTCATCGAGCTGGCCAAGACCGAGCTCAAGCAGCTCGGGCTGGCCGAGCCCGAGCAGGTCCGCCGCGGCTACGTCGTCCGGGTGCCGCTGGCCTACCCGATGTACGACGAGACCTACGCCGAGCGCGTCGCGGCGATCCGCGGCTGGCTCGACCCGCTCAAGGACTTCGTCCAGGTCGGCCGCAACGGCCTGCACCGCTACAACAACTCCGACCACTCCATGCTGTCGGCCATGCGAGCGGTGGACAACATCGTCCTCGGCGAGCAGCACGACATCTGGGCGGTGAACGTCGAGTCGGCCTACCACGAGGAGGAGACCGACGCCGACGTCAAGCAGCCGTACACGCGGGTGCCGGACACGGTCTACGAGCGCGAGCCGCTCGTCAGCGAGGCCTGA
- a CDS encoding FAD:protein FMN transferase, translated as MPRPGCGRPPPTLARSSPTSQARWTRFEPGSDVASLASDPRREVAAHPHVRALVRAGARAGRASGGLVDITLGHELVQAGYAGHWTGERAPLDLALAEAPGRAPARAHAAGRWRDLGADERTGTIRRPPGVALDSGGLGKGLAADLVAAGLAGLRFVVDLGGDLALGGGPQEVLVAHPLTGGVAHRLHVAGGGVATSGIHARLWIGADGRPAHHLLDPATGRPAWTGLLTATALAPTALAAEVTAKTALLSGPGRARTVLARHGGVLVHEDGRVEVVPGLARLAARAVVTRQHA; from the coding sequence ATCCCTCGCCCCGGCTGCGGCAGGCCGCCGCCGACGCTCGCGCGCTCCTCACCGACCTCCCAGGCGCGCTGGACCCGCTTCGAGCCCGGCAGCGACGTCGCCTCCCTCGCGAGCGACCCCCGCCGGGAGGTTGCCGCCCATCCCCACGTCCGGGCGCTGGTGCGGGCCGGCGCCCGCGCGGGGCGGGCCTCGGGCGGCCTGGTGGACATCACGCTCGGCCACGAGCTCGTGCAGGCCGGCTACGCAGGGCACTGGACGGGGGAGCGCGCACCGCTCGACCTCGCCCTGGCCGAGGCCCCCGGCCGCGCCCCGGCACGCGCGCACGCCGCCGGGCGCTGGCGCGACCTCGGCGCCGACGAGCGCACGGGCACGATCCGGCGCCCGCCGGGCGTCGCACTCGACAGCGGCGGGCTGGGCAAGGGCCTGGCCGCCGACCTCGTGGCCGCCGGGCTGGCCGGCCTGCGCTTCGTCGTCGACCTCGGCGGCGACCTGGCCCTCGGCGGCGGGCCGCAGGAGGTGCTCGTGGCCCATCCCCTGACCGGCGGCGTCGCGCACCGCCTGCACGTCGCGGGCGGCGGCGTCGCCACCTCGGGCATCCACGCCCGCCTGTGGATCGGCGCCGACGGCCGGCCCGCCCACCACCTGCTCGACCCGGCCACCGGCCGGCCGGCCTGGACCGGTCTGCTGACCGCCACGGCGCTGGCGCCCACCGCGCTGGCGGCCGAGGTGACCGCCAAGACGGCGCTGCTCAGCGGCCCGGGCCGCGCGCGCACCGTCCTGGCGCGCCACGGCGGCGTGCTCGTCCACGAGGACGGCCGCGTGGAGGTCGTCCCGGGCCTGGCGCGCCTGGCCGCCCGCGCCGTCGTCACCCGCCAGCACGCCTGA
- a CDS encoding glycosyltransferase family 39 protein has product MSAVADPPASHAGPVQPGVGGATGGPWHGRRGLLTAAGLLVLIGLSVWLRSHALTAKFWIDEGLSVGIAHHGFFDIPTVLRKDGSPPLYYMLLHVWMGIVGGDGESRTHALSLLFAVGTVPAGWWAARRLFGERAAWATAVLFAFNPFLTYYAQETRMYALVAFLGLIASATFAMAFALRRRRAIPVFSVATAATIYAHNWGLFLTVGLGVAWLVLLRTAPAQERRGLLRDGLLGFGAVLVLYAPWIPSLLFQAAHTGAPWAERPPWNAVITGLQNITGGVPTALLLGLVGAAGILTLRGGTEGRPRARAALALVVATGVAILLAWLSSQASPAWATRYFAVVTGPALLLVGAGIVRFGKLGLVALVIAMILWFNPHERSIRGKSDAYRVARTLKDENLIHAGDLVVAVHPEYGPAMRYYLGGGYRWADALGPVSDNRVFDWRDALPRLKAAGPRRTLDRLAPEVQPGQHLILIQPIIRTAKWGAPWTAEIRRRAPQWEQALDHDPRFQRVAPVPSFGRRPLPRGVRAVVYLRR; this is encoded by the coding sequence ATGAGCGCGGTCGCCGATCCACCGGCCTCGCACGCGGGCCCGGTCCAGCCGGGCGTCGGCGGGGCGACGGGCGGTCCGTGGCACGGGCGTCGCGGTCTGCTCACCGCCGCCGGGCTGCTCGTCCTCATCGGGCTCTCGGTCTGGCTGCGCTCACACGCGCTGACCGCCAAGTTCTGGATCGACGAGGGGCTGTCGGTCGGGATCGCCCACCACGGCTTCTTCGACATCCCGACCGTCCTGCGCAAGGACGGCTCGCCGCCGTTGTACTACATGCTGCTGCATGTCTGGATGGGCATCGTCGGCGGCGACGGCGAGAGCCGGACCCATGCCCTGTCGCTCCTGTTCGCCGTGGGCACCGTCCCCGCCGGGTGGTGGGCGGCGCGCCGGCTGTTCGGCGAGCGCGCCGCGTGGGCGACCGCCGTCCTGTTCGCGTTCAACCCGTTCCTGACCTACTACGCCCAGGAGACGCGCATGTACGCGCTCGTCGCCTTCCTGGGCCTCATCGCCTCGGCGACGTTCGCCATGGCCTTCGCCCTGCGCCGGCGCCGGGCCATCCCGGTCTTCTCCGTCGCCACCGCGGCGACCATCTACGCCCACAACTGGGGGCTGTTCCTCACCGTGGGCCTCGGCGTGGCCTGGCTCGTCCTGCTGCGCACCGCCCCGGCACAGGAGCGCCGCGGCCTGCTGCGCGACGGGCTGCTGGGCTTCGGCGCGGTGCTCGTCCTCTACGCGCCCTGGATCCCGTCGCTGCTCTTCCAGGCCGCCCACACCGGAGCGCCGTGGGCCGAGCGCCCGCCGTGGAACGCGGTCATCACGGGCCTGCAGAACATCACGGGCGGCGTGCCGACGGCGCTCCTGCTCGGGCTCGTCGGCGCAGCGGGCATCCTGACGCTGCGCGGCGGCACGGAGGGTCGGCCGCGCGCTCGCGCTGCGCTGGCACTCGTCGTCGCCACGGGCGTCGCGATCCTGCTGGCCTGGCTGTCCTCGCAGGCCTCACCGGCGTGGGCGACGCGCTACTTCGCCGTCGTCACGGGCCCCGCGCTCCTGCTCGTCGGCGCGGGGATCGTCCGGTTCGGCAAGCTCGGCCTCGTCGCGCTCGTCATCGCCATGATCCTCTGGTTCAACCCGCACGAGCGGTCGATCCGGGGCAAGAGCGACGCCTACCGCGTCGCGCGCACGCTCAAGGACGAGAACCTCATCCACGCGGGCGACCTCGTCGTGGCCGTGCACCCCGAGTACGGCCCCGCGATGCGCTACTACCTCGGCGGCGGCTACCGGTGGGCCGACGCGCTGGGCCCCGTGAGCGACAACCGCGTCTTCGACTGGCGCGACGCGCTGCCGCGCCTGAAGGCCGCCGGCCCCAGGCGCACCCTGGACCGCCTGGCGCCCGAGGTGCAGCCGGGCCAGCACCTCATCCTCATCCAGCCCATCATCCGCACGGCCAAGTGGGGCGCCCCGTGGACGGCGGAGATCCGTCGCCGCGCCCCGCAGTGGGAGCAGGCGCTGGACCACGACCCCCGCTTCCAGCGCGTCGCCCCGGTGCCCTCCTTCGGCCGCCGGCCGCTGCCCCGCGGGGTCCGCGCCGTCGTCTACCTGCGGCGCTGA